From Lolium perenne isolate Kyuss_39 chromosome 5, Kyuss_2.0, whole genome shotgun sequence, a single genomic window includes:
- the LOC127304294 gene encoding uncharacterized protein, which yields MQDSGSAHPRADTRRRSHGGAPPPRCHSPPPPTTSSTPPPTTSSAEQHAPPPTTSSAEQHAPPPTTFSTEQHAPQAEPTFPVSSASTMAAPAPAGPCSGGSKSVLDGMAGPSMKPAELEELAGSSMKPVHLEEMAGPSMKPVELEELDPMGDVDKQRLKWETINEDQ from the exons ATGCAGGACTCAGGAT CGGCTCATCCTCGCGCAGACACGCGCAGACGGAGCCACGGAGGGGCTCCTCCTCCGCGCTGCCACTCGCCTCCTCCCCCGACCACCTCCTCCACGCCGCCCCCGACCACCTCCTCCGCGGAGCAGCACGCGCCGCCCCCAACCACCTCCTCCGCGGAGCAGCACGCGCCGCCCCCAACCACCTTCTCCACGGAGCAGCACGCGCCGCAGGCGGAGCCTACCTTCCCCGTGTCCTCCGCCTCGACCATGGCCGCTCCAGCACCAGCAGGCCCATGCAGCGGCGGGAGCAAGTCCGTGCTCGACG GGATGGCTGGCCCATCCATGAAGCCGGCTGAGCTCGAAGAATTGGCTGGCTCATCCATGAAGCCGGTTCACCTCGAAGAAATGGCTGGCCCATCCATGAAGCCGGTTGAGCTCGAAGAATTGGATCCCATGGGTGATGTTGACAAGCAGAGACTAAAGTGGGAAACCATCAACGAGGACCAGTAG
- the LOC127304295 gene encoding cysteine proteinase COT44-like produces the protein MDCLYVAVATWCYPACYTMGIRDWDFVEPRNERTLKAAVAERLRASASSIRIQDVSNNGPYFGQPLFVWIRLRQAKDMEEAQAYGLPAHGRRQVLCGSLYDGYLGLGLHEAEEREDTQKVAMAERPVVVALNGNITEFYNYRGGVFRGSCTAHLTHAMLLVGYNTTVEGDPYDEPIGADFWILKNLWSTTWGEAWYMRLLRGIEADGGVYGVMLRSVYPMDAVDIIEN, from the exons ATGGACTGCCTGTACGTGGCCGTCGCCACCTGGTGCTACCCGGCTTGCTATACAATGGGCATCCGGGACTGGGACTTCGTGGAGCCGAGGAACGAGAGGACGCTCAAGGCGGCCGTGGCGGAAAG GTTGCGCGCCTCCGCTAGCAGTATCAGGATTCAGGATGTCTCCAACAACGGCCCGTATTTTGGGCAGCCTCTATTTGTTTGGATCCGTTTGCGGCAGGCGAAGGATATGGAAGAGGCCCAGGCCT ATGGACTACCTGCACATGGTCGTCGACAAGTGCTATGCGGCTCGCTATACGATGGGTATTTGGGACTGGGACTTCATGAGGCCGAGGAACGAGAGGACACTCAAAAGGTGGCCATGGCGGAACGGCCTGTTGTTGTGGCATTGAACGGGAACATCACGGAGTTTTATAACTACAGAGGTGGTGTGTTCAGAGGGTCGTGCACCGCGCACCTCACTCACGCAATGCTACTAGTGGGTTACAACACCACCGTAGAGGGCGACCCATACGATGAGCCTATCGGCGCCGACTTCTGGATTCTGAAGAATTTGTGGTCGACGACATGGGGGGAGGCCTGGTACATGAGGCTCCTGCGGGGGATTGAAGCGGATGGGGGAGTCTACGGAGTGATGCTTCGTTCGGTGTATCCAATGGATGCAGTTGACATCATTGAAAATTAA
- the LOC127298345 gene encoding uncharacterized protein, which translates to MARCNGVAVAARLGWCCLLVVALALGAMGQPPPSPRNEDNTPPPPNPGNGDDPWGGGGGYDPPPPPPDNYWTYEDGHPRTEVKSYANGQPYRADYSKPNKIYTCDDDWGKKCIAQCPDLCPKSCYMSCSDCETTCRCVVFPGTSCGDPSFTGGDGITFYFHGRRDQDFCLVSDTNLHINAHFIGNHNPSNDRTFTWIQALGITFGDHRLYVGARKAVEWDEDDDHIEITLDGEPVKVDTVNNARWVSKVLPDLSVKRIDNVNSVKVDLAGVFSISASAVPISDEDSKIHNYGKTMKDSLVHLDLRFKFHSLTNNVDGVLAQTYRMDYINKMNVTAKMPIMGGAPKYLSSGGLFSTDCAVSKFHRNVGGSHFLASAA; encoded by the exons ATGGCCAGGTGCAATGGCGTGGCGGTGGCGGCTCGGCTAGGCTGGTGCTGCCTCCTAGTGGTGGCGCTTGCGCTAGGCGCCATGGGTCAGCCACCGCCTTCTCCCCGGAATGAGGACAacactcctcctcctcccaaTCCCGGGAATGGGGACGATCCCTGGGGCGGCGGGGGCGGATAcgaccctcctcctcctccccctgaCAATTACTGGACCTATGAAGACGGTCATCCTCGAACCGAGGTAAAATCCTACGCAAACGGCCAGCCCTACCGCGCTGACTACAGCAAGCCAAACAAAATCTATACATGTGACGATGACTGGGGTAAAAAGTGCATCGCGCAGTGCCCGGATCTCTGCCCCAAGTCCTGCTACATGTCTTGCAGCGATTGCGAGACGACATGCA GGTGTGTAGTATTCCCGGGAACATCGTGTGGTGACCCTAGCTTCACAGGCGGCGACGGCATCACCTTCTACTTCCACGGTAGGAGGGACCAGGACTTCTGCCTCGTCTCTGACACCAATCTCCACATCAACGCCCActtcatcggcaaccacaacccctCCAACGACCGTACCTTCACGTGGATACAAGCACTCGGCATCACCTTCGGCGACCACCGCCTCTACGTCGGCGCTCGCAAGGCCGTCGAGTGGGACGAGGATGATGACCACATCGAGATCACCCTCGACGGCGAGCCTGTAAAAGTAGACACCGTCAACAACGCTCGGTGGGTGTCCAAGGTCCTCCCCGATCTATCCGTGAAGCGCATAGACAATGTTAACTCtgtcaaggtggaccttgccggtGTGTTTAGCATCTCGGCCAGCGCGGTGCCTATCAGCGACGAGGACTCGAAGATCCACAACTATGGCAAGACCATGAAGGACAGCCTCGTGCACCTTGACCTCCGTTTTAAGTTCCATTCTCTCACGAACAACGTCGATGGTGTCCTTGCCCAGACCTACCGGATGGACTACATCAACAAGATGAACGTCACCGCCAAGATGCCAATCATGGGTGGGGCGCCAAAGTACCTCTCATCTGGCGGGCTCTTCTCCACTGATTGCGCCGTCTCCAAGTTCCACCGCAATGTTGGCGGTAGCCATTTCCTTGCCTCGGCAGCGTAA